Proteins from one Oncorhynchus masou masou isolate Uvic2021 chromosome 12, UVic_Omas_1.1, whole genome shotgun sequence genomic window:
- the si:dkey-266f7.9 gene encoding 1-phosphatidylinositol phosphodiesterase: protein MASTKGVPRMGKMLIELMTLLGAVGLSNSAIQRPDYDDTAAPEFLNPSWMADLPDSRPLSEVTMPGTHNTMAIYGGALAECQSWSLASQLRAGVRFLDIRVRHVRGNLTIHHGVSYQRAHFGDVLEGVADFLREYPSEMVLMRLKEEFSETFDIYGAVVGYIHLYADWDLLWHSRLMPTVGQARGKLIVLQDFGGPDLGMRYGSLDIADDWKVPTLLHVAEKWQSVHEHLEAAPVGNKAYIFLTYGSGAGIFAYPNAIAQRINARLYDYLMALIGQNRRFGIITMDFPASPLLQMIINFN, encoded by the exons ATGGCAAGCACCAAAGGAGTCCCCAGGATGGGGAAGATGCTTATTGAGCTGATGACCCTACTGGG GGCTGTTGGTTTGAGCAACAGCGCCATCCAGAGGCCTGACTATGACGACACTGCGGCCCCCGAGTTCCTCAACCCCTCCTGGATGGCGGACCTCCCGGACAGCCGCCCGCTGTCCGAGGTCACCATGCCTGGCACTCACAACACCATGGCCATCTACGGCGGCGCCTTGGCCGAGTGCCAGTCCTGGAGCCTGGCGTCACAGTTGCGTGCCGGTGTGCGCTTCCTGGACATTCGTGTGCGCCATGTGCGTGGCAACCTCACCATCCACCACGGCGTCTCCTACCAGCGGGCGCACTTCGGTGACGTGCTGGAGGGCGTGGCTGACTTCCTACGTGAGTACCCCAGCGAGATGGTGCTGATGCGGCTCAAGGAGGAGTTCAGTGAGACCTTTGACATCTACGGGGCGGTGGTCGGCTACATTCACCTTTACGCCGATTGGGACCTGCTGTGGCACAGTCGGCTCATGCCAACTGTGGGACAGGCCAGAGGGAAGCTCATTGTCCTCCAGGACTTTGGCGGACCTGACCTCGGCATGCGCTACGGCTCCCTGGACATTGCAGACGACTGGAAG GTCCCCACCCTCCTGCATGTGGCTGAGAAATGGCAAAGTGTGCACGAACACCTGGAGGCTGCCCCTGTTGGCAACAAGGCCTATATCTTCCTCACCTATGGCAGCGGAGCGGGCATCTTTGCCTACCCCAACGCCATCGCCCAGCGAATCAATGCCCGCCTATACGACTACCTGATGGCACTGATAGGACAGAACAGGCGCTTTGGAATCATCACCATGGATTTCCCCGCCTCTCCCCTCCTTCAAATGATCATTAACTTCAACTGA